One segment of Panulirus ornatus isolate Po-2019 chromosome 2, ASM3632096v1, whole genome shotgun sequence DNA contains the following:
- the LOC139752971 gene encoding cuticle protein 7-like encodes MALKVVVAAVAAVVVVCVAADGGHYGPPVVHAPVHYAPIPYDFAYGVADHYTGTDFGHKETSDGKAVKGVYYVLLPDGRKQIVTYTADHYNGYQAQVTYEGTAHYPQPVSPPAYG; translated from the exons ATGGCTCTCAAG gtggtggtggcggctgtagcagccgtggtggtggtgtgtgtggcggcggACGGAGGCCACTATGGTCCGCCTGTGGTCCACGCGCCCGTCCATTAC GCACCCATCCCATACGATTTCGCCTACGGCGTGGCTGATCACTACACCGGCACCGACTTCGGCCACAAGGAGACCTCGGACGGCAAGGCGGTCAAGGGCGTGTACTACGTCCTCCTCCCCGACGGCCGCAAGCAGATCGTTACCTACACCGCCGACCACTACAACGGCTACCAGGCTCAG GTGACGTACGAAGGTACAGCTCACTACCCGCAGCCCGTCTCTCCCCCAGCTTATGGCTAA